From a region of the Deinococcus aestuarii genome:
- a CDS encoding tyrosine-type recombinase/integrase — MSTDIVLSSRWSAPENRRREALRAAHGQDAQMLGELLEYYLRLKSRKAGVVSAATLRGYRLAVRDFLGFVGPPEAPRHALNQLDAEVIERYLIGLRGRGLEVGSVRTYLYGVRALFRALVWAGALAQDPAQGVRAPHEATPAHAKKRAVGTPQLRRLFALPGELHGDDEVGRRDSVILTLGATLGLRASEIVGLDVSDVDLGLGEVHVRHGKGGRARRVPVTRSAAQVFAHWLRAREALRVRGELRDDEPSLLVSFRPSRFGRRLSVRGLREIVNGYLAVAGLPPDMFGVHTLRRTAGTRLYRATRDLHVVSDILGHANVTTSAIYAKMDQDIRREALEKVEEDER; from the coding sequence ATGAGCACCGACATCGTTTTGAGTTCGCGGTGGAGTGCGCCGGAGAACCGTCGGCGGGAGGCGCTGCGGGCGGCACACGGGCAGGACGCCCAGATGCTGGGCGAGTTGCTCGAGTATTACCTGCGCCTCAAGAGCCGCAAGGCCGGGGTGGTGAGTGCGGCCACGCTGCGGGGGTACCGGCTGGCCGTGCGCGACTTCCTGGGGTTCGTCGGGCCACCCGAGGCGCCGAGGCACGCGCTGAACCAGCTTGACGCCGAGGTGATCGAACGCTACCTGATCGGGTTGCGCGGGCGCGGACTGGAGGTGGGAAGCGTACGCACCTACCTGTACGGGGTGCGGGCCCTGTTCCGGGCCCTGGTGTGGGCGGGGGCGCTGGCGCAGGACCCGGCCCAGGGCGTCAGGGCGCCCCATGAGGCGACGCCCGCCCACGCGAAAAAACGGGCCGTGGGGACCCCGCAACTGAGGCGCCTGTTCGCCCTGCCCGGCGAGCTGCACGGGGATGATGAGGTCGGGCGGCGGGACAGCGTCATTCTGACCCTTGGGGCCACGCTGGGGCTGCGGGCGAGCGAGATCGTGGGGCTCGACGTCTCCGACGTGGACCTCGGGCTGGGCGAGGTGCATGTGCGGCACGGCAAGGGCGGTCGGGCCAGGCGGGTCCCGGTCACCCGTTCGGCCGCGCAGGTGTTCGCCCACTGGTTGCGGGCGCGCGAGGCGCTGCGCGTCCGGGGCGAGCTGCGGGACGACGAACCCAGCCTGCTCGTGTCCTTCCGGCCCTCCCGCTTCGGGCGCCGCCTCAGCGTGCGGGGCCTGCGGGAAATTGTCAACGGCTACCTGGCGGTGGCTGGCCTGCCCCCGGACATGTTCGGCGTGCACACGCTCCGGCGCACGGCGGGCACGCGGCTGTACCGCGCCACCCGCGACCTGCACGTCGTGTCGGACATCCTGGGCCACGCCAATGTCACGACCAGCGCCATCTACGCCAAGATGGACCAGGACATCCGGCGCGAGGCCCTCGAGAAGGTCGAGGAGGACGAGCGGTGA